One Amycolatopsis sp. NBC_00355 genomic window carries:
- a CDS encoding YccF domain-containing protein: MRTLLNIIWLVLCGFWMALGYLVAGVICCVLIITIPFGLASFRIARYALWPFGRTVVDRREAGAPSFVGNVIWFLFAGLWLAIGHVFTGIALCVTIIGIPLGVANFKMIPVSLMPLGKEIVELP, encoded by the coding sequence ATGCGTACGCTGCTGAACATCATCTGGCTCGTGCTGTGCGGCTTCTGGATGGCGCTGGGCTACCTGGTCGCGGGTGTGATCTGCTGCGTCCTGATCATCACGATCCCGTTCGGGCTCGCGTCGTTCCGGATCGCCCGCTATGCGCTCTGGCCGTTCGGCCGCACGGTCGTCGACCGCCGCGAGGCGGGCGCGCCGTCCTTCGTCGGCAACGTGATCTGGTTCCTCTTCGCCGGGCTGTGGCTGGCGATCGGGCACGTCTTCACCGGCATCGCGCTGTGCGTCACGATCATCGGCATCCCGCTGGGCGTGGCGAACTTCAAGATGATCCCGGTGTCCCTGATGCCGCTCGGCAAGGAGATCGTCGAGCTCCCCTGA
- a CDS encoding transglycosylase family protein — translation MSYRGKHRKMSAATRTVARVAIAGIAVGAPLAIAATPASATNWDAIAQCESGGNWSINTGNGYYGGLQFTQSTWKAYGGTGSAQGASREQQIAVAERVLQGQGIGAWPVCGKKAGGGSSTAPRTAKTTTPKKVTPKKSAPAASATPKKATPAAPSAAGVSSSNPSGDYTVVAGDTLSKIAKQFSVTGGYQKLQDLNAKYIPNADMILVGQKIATK, via the coding sequence ATGTCTTACCGAGGCAAGCACCGCAAGATGTCCGCTGCCACCCGCACCGTCGCTCGCGTCGCCATCGCGGGCATCGCGGTCGGCGCTCCCCTCGCAATCGCCGCGACCCCCGCGTCGGCGACGAACTGGGACGCCATCGCGCAGTGTGAGAGCGGCGGCAACTGGAGCATCAACACCGGCAACGGCTACTACGGCGGCCTGCAGTTCACGCAGAGCACCTGGAAGGCCTACGGCGGCACCGGCAGCGCGCAGGGCGCGTCGCGTGAGCAGCAGATCGCCGTGGCCGAGCGCGTTCTGCAGGGCCAGGGCATCGGCGCCTGGCCGGTCTGCGGCAAGAAGGCCGGCGGCGGTTCGTCGACGGCCCCGCGGACCGCGAAGACCACCACGCCCAAGAAGGTGACTCCGAAGAAGAGCGCCCCGGCGGCCTCCGCGACCCCGAAGAAGGCGACCCCGGCGGCTCCGTCGGCGGCCGGCGTGAGCAGCTCGAACCCGTCCGGTGACTACACCGTCGTGGCGGGCGACACGCTGTCCAAGATCGCCAAGCAGTTCAGCGTCACCGGCGGCTACCAGAAGCTGCAGGACCTGAACGCGAAGTACATCCCGAACGCGGACATGATCCTCGTCGGGCAGAAGATCGCCACCAAGTGA
- a CDS encoding ABC transporter permease: MLAVPATLALALVVLPVVGLLVRSDLTRFPALIVTPSSLHALRLSLITAALSTVACVLLGVPLAVVLARARFAGVRLLRSIVLLPLVLPPVVGGLALLYLLGRKGFLGMLITTLTGESVPFTTTAVVIAQTFVAMPFLVVSLEGALRGSGDRFEQVAATLGARPWTVFRRVTLPLLLPALGSGVVLSFARALGEFGATITFAGSLEDVTRTLPLEVYTQAEVDVDSAVALALLLIIVAVVVIALARPRSWEGGLR; the protein is encoded by the coding sequence GTGCTCGCCGTGCCCGCCACGCTGGCGCTGGCGCTGGTCGTGCTCCCCGTCGTCGGGCTGCTGGTGCGCTCCGACCTCACGCGGTTCCCCGCGCTGATCGTCACGCCGTCGTCGTTGCACGCGCTGCGGCTGTCGCTGATCACGGCCGCGCTGTCCACTGTGGCCTGCGTGCTGCTCGGGGTGCCGCTGGCCGTCGTGCTCGCCCGCGCCCGGTTCGCCGGCGTCCGCCTGCTGCGCTCGATCGTGCTGCTGCCACTGGTGCTGCCCCCGGTCGTCGGCGGGCTCGCGCTGCTCTACCTGCTCGGCCGCAAGGGCTTCCTCGGCATGCTGATCACCACGCTGACCGGGGAGTCGGTGCCGTTCACCACGACCGCGGTGGTCATCGCGCAGACGTTCGTCGCGATGCCGTTCCTCGTGGTCAGCCTCGAAGGGGCGCTGCGCGGCTCCGGCGACCGTTTCGAGCAGGTCGCCGCGACGCTCGGCGCGCGACCCTGGACCGTCTTCCGCCGGGTCACGCTGCCGCTGCTGCTGCCCGCGCTCGGCTCCGGCGTCGTCCTCAGCTTCGCCCGCGCGCTCGGCGAGTTCGGCGCGACGATCACCTTCGCCGGCAGCCTCGAAGACGTCACGCGCACGCTCCCGCTCGAGGTCTACACGCAGGCCGAAGTGGACGTCGACAGCGCGGTGGCGCTCGCGCTGCTGCTGATCATCGTGGCGGTCGTCGTGATCGCCCTCGCGCGGCCGCGCTCGTGGGAAGGCGGCCTGCGATGA
- a CDS encoding DUF3558 family protein, whose amino-acid sequence MISQRIPAVLAAVAGTALVLAACTSQVGGQANPSSAAGSTSAPDTTAPSGDPGDSFASLKPCSLLDQGLSGQGFPAAVPTVADAKESCAANKPTAGDVRAVDVALSLQPGRGYKNNISNPSQASDGTVNGRAAVEVREPQQSPGQCGVWLDVKPDSRAFVLVTSGSDTANACKLVEGFAEKIEPLLPKTN is encoded by the coding sequence GTGATCTCTCAACGCATTCCGGCCGTTCTGGCCGCCGTCGCAGGCACGGCGTTGGTCCTGGCCGCGTGCACCAGCCAGGTCGGCGGTCAGGCGAACCCCAGTTCAGCCGCCGGCAGCACATCTGCGCCCGACACCACCGCACCGTCCGGCGATCCGGGCGATTCCTTCGCCTCGCTGAAACCGTGTTCGCTCCTCGACCAAGGCCTCAGCGGTCAAGGGTTCCCGGCAGCGGTGCCGACCGTCGCCGACGCGAAGGAAAGCTGCGCCGCCAACAAGCCGACCGCCGGCGACGTGCGCGCGGTGGATGTCGCACTCTCGTTGCAACCCGGCCGGGGCTACAAGAACAACATCAGCAATCCGAGCCAGGCCAGTGACGGAACGGTCAACGGCCGTGCGGCGGTCGAAGTGCGCGAACCACAGCAGTCGCCCGGGCAATGCGGCGTGTGGCTGGACGTGAAGCCCGACTCTCGCGCCTTCGTGCTGGTGACCTCGGGATCGGACACGGCCAACGCCTGCAAGCTCGTCGAAGGATTCGCGGAGAAGATCGAACCCCTGCTGCCGAAGACCAACTGA
- a CDS encoding MoaD/ThiS family protein produces MSTLTIVVRYFAAARAAAGEEEEKVQLPSTASVADAVAELRRLHPVGLPRVLDAVSYLLDGVAVRDLTRKLTDGAELDVLPPFAGG; encoded by the coding sequence ATGAGCACCCTGACCATCGTGGTGCGGTACTTCGCGGCGGCGCGCGCCGCGGCCGGAGAAGAAGAGGAGAAGGTGCAGCTGCCTTCGACCGCTTCCGTCGCCGACGCCGTGGCCGAGCTGCGCCGCCTCCACCCCGTCGGCCTGCCCCGGGTGCTCGACGCGGTCAGCTACCTGCTGGACGGCGTCGCGGTGCGGGACCTGACCCGCAAGCTCACCGACGGCGCCGAGCTGGACGTCCTCCCGCCCTTCGCCGGCGGCTGA
- a CDS encoding PhzF family phenazine biosynthesis protein: protein MRFFIVDAFTDRAFAGNSAGVVLLDAPADATWMQAVAAEMRHSETAFVVVGGDEGEGPKSLRWFTPAAEVALCGHATVATTHVLGGEQVYATLSGELRAKAAGGWVELDFPSDPPTTSGDDLRAILPGVEIERTGRGVDNLFAVLPDAKAVRTLEPDLKALKATWKGRLLVTAAGDVDGVDYVSRFFGPGVGVDEDPVTGSAHCVLSPYWSGRLNKTELTGAQVSARGGIVRTRQDGDRVHLSGQAVTVVSGELHV, encoded by the coding sequence ATGCGCTTCTTCATCGTCGACGCCTTCACCGACCGGGCCTTCGCCGGGAACTCCGCCGGGGTCGTGCTCCTCGACGCGCCCGCCGATGCGACCTGGATGCAGGCCGTCGCCGCGGAGATGCGGCACTCCGAGACCGCTTTTGTCGTCGTCGGCGGAGACGAAGGCGAGGGGCCGAAGTCGTTGCGGTGGTTCACGCCGGCGGCCGAAGTCGCGCTGTGCGGGCACGCCACCGTCGCCACCACGCACGTCCTCGGCGGCGAGCAGGTCTACGCCACCCTCAGCGGCGAGCTGCGCGCGAAGGCCGCCGGCGGCTGGGTCGAGCTGGACTTCCCCTCCGATCCGCCCACGACGTCCGGCGACGACTTGCGCGCGATCCTGCCCGGCGTCGAGATCGAGCGCACCGGGCGCGGGGTCGACAACCTCTTCGCCGTCCTCCCGGACGCCAAGGCCGTCCGGACCCTCGAGCCCGACCTGAAAGCGCTGAAGGCCACCTGGAAGGGCCGGCTGCTCGTCACCGCCGCGGGTGACGTCGACGGTGTCGACTACGTCAGCCGGTTCTTCGGTCCCGGCGTGGGCGTCGACGAAGATCCCGTCACCGGCTCGGCGCACTGCGTCCTGTCGCCGTACTGGTCCGGGCGACTGAACAAAACCGAACTCACCGGCGCGCAGGTGTCGGCGCGCGGCGGGATCGTCCGGACCCGCCAGGACGGCGACCGGGTCCACCTGTCCGGCCAGGCCGTGACCGTCGTGAGCGGGGAGCTGCACGTCTGA
- the modA gene encoding molybdate ABC transporter substrate-binding protein — protein sequence MSQLALAVAAVALFAGACSSSDEPSTQTGGSSVSAPAPKGTGDAGGTLTVFAAASLTESFTALGKEFEAAHPGVTVKFSFAGSSGLVQQLTNGAKADVFASADQANMDKATQGGVIDGQPTVFATNKLAIAVAPGNPKGIKSFADLNKAGLTVVTCAAQVPCGSATKKVETSTGVTLKPKSEEQDVKQVLAKVQSGDADAGLVYVTDATSAAGKVDKVDFPEASGAINNYPIAAVKGGQSALAKEFDEFVLGTEGKTELAKVGFGPAA from the coding sequence TTGTCACAGCTCGCTCTCGCCGTCGCGGCCGTCGCCCTGTTCGCGGGCGCGTGCAGCAGCTCGGACGAGCCCAGCACGCAGACCGGCGGGTCGTCGGTCTCCGCGCCCGCGCCCAAGGGCACCGGTGACGCCGGTGGCACGCTGACCGTGTTCGCCGCCGCGTCCCTCACCGAGTCGTTCACCGCGCTCGGCAAGGAGTTCGAAGCCGCGCACCCCGGCGTGACCGTGAAGTTCAGCTTCGCCGGTTCGTCCGGTCTGGTCCAGCAGCTGACCAACGGCGCGAAGGCCGACGTCTTCGCCTCCGCGGACCAGGCCAACATGGACAAGGCCACCCAGGGCGGGGTGATCGACGGCCAGCCGACCGTGTTCGCCACCAACAAGCTCGCCATCGCCGTCGCCCCCGGCAATCCCAAGGGCATCAAGTCCTTCGCCGACCTGAACAAGGCCGGGCTGACCGTGGTGACCTGCGCCGCGCAGGTGCCGTGCGGCTCGGCGACGAAGAAGGTCGAGACGAGCACCGGCGTCACGCTCAAGCCGAAGAGCGAGGAGCAGGACGTCAAGCAGGTGCTGGCCAAGGTCCAGTCCGGCGACGCCGACGCGGGCCTGGTGTACGTCACCGACGCCACCTCCGCCGCGGGCAAGGTCGACAAGGTCGACTTCCCCGAGGCGAGCGGCGCGATCAACAACTACCCGATCGCCGCGGTCAAGGGCGGCCAGAGCGCCCTGGCCAAGGAGTTCGACGAGTTCGTGCTCGGCACGGAGGGCAAGACCGAGCTGGCCAAGGTCGGGTTCGGCCCTGCGGCGTAA
- a CDS encoding sulfate/molybdate ABC transporter ATP-binding protein, whose amino-acid sequence MSLAARIDVVRGAFELEVDLDVPTGTVLALLGPNGSGKSTVLGCLAGLVAPRSAEITVAGRALAELAPHRRGIGLLSQDALLFPHLSAVDNVAFSPRSTGAGRRAARDLAYFWLAEVDAVELADRRPGQLSGGQAQRVAIARALAAQPDLLLLDEPFAALDVDAAPAIRGLLRRVLKTGPTTVLVTHDPLDALALADHVAVMNDGRIVERGPTRDVLSAPRTPFTARIAGLNLIAGTAVENGLRTASGAVVSGIPAADVVQGEPAVAVFPPNAVAVYAGDGEHRGSPRNTADAVVAALEPHGPVIRVRAEGDGWAHGLTADLTPAAVADLALEPGTAVTLSVKAATVSVHPAATS is encoded by the coding sequence ATGAGCCTGGCCGCCCGGATCGACGTCGTCCGCGGCGCGTTCGAACTCGAAGTGGACCTCGACGTGCCCACCGGGACGGTGCTGGCGCTGCTGGGCCCGAACGGCTCCGGCAAGTCGACGGTCCTCGGCTGCCTCGCCGGGCTGGTCGCGCCCCGGTCCGCGGAGATCACCGTGGCCGGGCGGGCGCTGGCCGAGCTGGCGCCGCACCGGCGGGGCATCGGCCTGCTCTCGCAGGACGCCCTGCTCTTCCCGCACCTGTCCGCGGTGGACAACGTCGCGTTCTCGCCGCGCTCGACCGGCGCCGGCCGCCGCGCCGCCCGCGACCTCGCCTACTTCTGGCTGGCCGAAGTGGACGCCGTCGAGCTCGCCGACCGGCGGCCCGGCCAGCTGTCCGGCGGGCAGGCCCAGCGCGTCGCGATCGCCCGGGCGCTCGCCGCCCAGCCGGACCTGCTGCTGCTCGACGAGCCGTTCGCCGCCCTCGACGTCGATGCCGCGCCCGCGATCCGCGGCCTGCTGCGGCGCGTGCTGAAGACCGGCCCGACGACCGTCCTGGTCACGCACGACCCGCTCGACGCGCTCGCGCTCGCCGACCACGTCGCGGTGATGAACGACGGCCGGATCGTCGAACGCGGCCCGACCCGTGACGTGCTGTCCGCCCCGCGAACGCCGTTCACCGCGCGGATCGCCGGCCTCAACCTGATCGCCGGCACGGCGGTCGAGAACGGTCTGCGCACGGCGTCCGGTGCCGTCGTGTCCGGCATCCCGGCGGCCGACGTGGTCCAGGGTGAGCCGGCGGTCGCGGTGTTCCCGCCGAACGCCGTCGCCGTCTACGCCGGTGACGGCGAGCACCGGGGGAGCCCGCGCAACACCGCCGACGCCGTCGTCGCCGCGCTGGAGCCGCACGGCCCGGTGATCCGCGTCCGGGCCGAGGGCGACGGCTGGGCGCACGGCCTCACCGCCGACCTCACCCCGGCCGCCGTCGCCGACCTGGCCCTGGAGCCCGGCACAGCGGTGACGCTGTCGGTGAAAGCCGCCACGGTCAGCGTGCACCCGGCCGCCACTTCCTGA
- the moaC gene encoding cyclic pyranopterin monophosphate synthase MoaC, with the protein MSELSHVDETGAARMVDVSGKTPSARTALAAGTVRTTAEVLRLLATDGLPKGDALATARIAGIMGAKRVPELIPLCHQIALSGVKVEFELGDTEVRIRATAKTTDVTGVEMEALTAVAVAGLTVHDMIKAVDPAATLDEVRLLRKDGGKTGTWERP; encoded by the coding sequence GTGAGTGAACTCAGCCACGTCGACGAGACCGGCGCCGCCCGGATGGTCGACGTCTCCGGCAAGACCCCCTCCGCGCGCACCGCGCTCGCGGCCGGGACCGTGCGGACCACCGCCGAGGTCCTCCGGCTGCTGGCGACCGACGGTCTCCCGAAGGGGGACGCCCTGGCCACCGCGCGGATCGCCGGGATCATGGGCGCGAAGCGGGTGCCCGAGCTGATCCCGCTGTGCCACCAGATCGCGCTGTCCGGCGTCAAGGTCGAGTTCGAGCTGGGCGACACCGAAGTCCGGATCCGCGCGACCGCCAAGACCACCGACGTCACCGGCGTCGAGATGGAGGCCCTGACCGCGGTGGCCGTGGCCGGGCTGACCGTGCACGACATGATCAAGGCCGTCGATCCGGCGGCGACGCTGGACGAGGTCCGCCTGCTCCGCAAGGACGGCGGCAAGACCGGGACCTGGGAGCGGCCGTGA
- a CDS encoding MarR family winged helix-turn-helix transcriptional regulator, translating into MSDTTEKTYPVGEEELFRFAELGREGSTLTVLRHARIAERMGLSGTDHKTFDLVGQADGPLTAGRIAELTGLSTGAVTGVIDRLEKVGLVRRVRDPEDRRKVLVEVVPGASERYAPLFQSAFDWLREMLAQFSPAERKVIERYQNVMLEQLRTEIMHNSRPA; encoded by the coding sequence ATGTCGGACACCACGGAAAAGACGTACCCGGTCGGCGAAGAGGAACTCTTCCGCTTCGCGGAATTGGGTCGCGAAGGCAGCACGCTCACCGTCCTGCGGCACGCCAGGATCGCCGAGCGGATGGGCCTGTCCGGCACCGACCACAAGACGTTCGACCTGGTCGGCCAGGCCGACGGGCCGCTGACCGCCGGCCGGATCGCCGAGCTCACCGGGCTGTCCACCGGCGCGGTGACCGGCGTCATCGACCGGTTGGAGAAGGTCGGGCTGGTCCGCCGGGTCCGCGACCCCGAGGACCGGCGCAAGGTCCTCGTCGAGGTCGTGCCCGGGGCCTCCGAGCGCTACGCGCCGCTCTTCCAGTCGGCCTTCGACTGGCTTCGCGAGATGCTCGCGCAGTTCTCACCGGCCGAGCGAAAAGTCATCGAGCGTTATCAGAATGTCATGCTCGAACAGCTGCGCACCGAGATCATGCACAATTCGCGCCCCGCATAG
- a CDS encoding molybdenum cofactor biosynthesis protein MoaE, with the protein MKRTARVIVASNRAAKGIYEDKTGPVIVAWLADRGYDVPAPVVVEDGDPVGVALRAALAGGVAVVLTTGGTGISPTDRTPDVTKTVLDHELPGVADAIRAAGLPKVPSAVLSRGVAGVAGRTLVVNLPGSSGGVKDGLGVLDGILDHAVDQLAGGDHPRVAPAGPAVRVARAQVTSEPVSVEEHARLVEDDAAGAVVTFAGVVRDHDGGKGVRDLTYEGHPSASQVIADVVADLSARWTGVRAVAVSHRIGALTIGDVALAIAVAAEHRGQAFTACAELVDEVKARLPVWKHQHFTDGTDEWVNSP; encoded by the coding sequence GTGAAGCGCACCGCACGCGTGATCGTGGCGTCCAACCGCGCCGCGAAGGGGATCTACGAGGACAAAACCGGCCCGGTGATCGTCGCCTGGCTGGCCGATCGCGGGTACGACGTCCCGGCGCCGGTCGTCGTCGAGGACGGCGACCCGGTCGGGGTGGCGCTGCGGGCCGCGCTGGCCGGCGGCGTGGCCGTCGTGCTCACCACCGGCGGCACCGGGATCTCCCCGACCGACCGCACCCCGGACGTCACGAAGACGGTCCTGGACCACGAGCTGCCGGGCGTGGCGGACGCGATCCGCGCGGCGGGCCTGCCCAAGGTGCCCTCAGCGGTCCTCTCGCGCGGTGTGGCCGGGGTTGCGGGGAGGACCCTCGTCGTGAACCTCCCGGGCTCCAGCGGCGGCGTCAAGGACGGTTTGGGTGTCCTCGACGGCATCCTGGACCACGCCGTCGACCAGCTGGCGGGCGGCGACCACCCGCGCGTGGCCCCGGCGGGCCCCGCGGTCCGCGTCGCGCGGGCCCAGGTGACGTCGGAACCGGTGTCGGTGGAGGAGCACGCGCGCCTGGTCGAGGACGACGCGGCGGGCGCGGTGGTGACGTTCGCCGGCGTGGTCCGCGACCACGACGGGGGCAAGGGCGTCCGCGACCTGACCTACGAGGGCCACCCGAGCGCGAGCCAGGTCATCGCGGACGTCGTGGCGGACCTGTCGGCCCGCTGGACCGGCGTCCGCGCGGTCGCGGTGAGCCACCGCATCGGCGCGCTGACGATCGGTGACGTCGCGCTGGCGATCGCCGTCGCGGCGGAGCACCGCGGCCAGGCGTTCACGGCGTGCGCGGAGCTGGTCGACGAGGTCAAGGCCCGGCTGCCGGTCTGGAAGCACCAGCACTTCACCGACGGCACGGACGAGTGGGTCAACTCGCCCTGA
- the moaA gene encoding GTP 3',8-cyclase MoaA — translation MPRPENPRLIDTFGRVATDLRVSLTDRCNLRCTYCMPAEGLDWMPGDQVLTDDELVRLMRIAVERLGVTDIRLTGGEPLLRPGLEDLVARITELEPRPRLSMTTNGIGLAKRAPALAAAGLARINVSLDTVEPATFFEITRRDRLSHVLAGMAAARDAGMSPVKVNAVLMRGVNETEAVSLLKFCLAEGYHLRFIEQMPLDAQHGWNRGEMITASEILGMLQAEFSLSPFPAKRGGAPAERWLVDGGPGDVGVIASVTRPFCSACERTRLTADGAVRSCLFSNDETDLRALVRAGARDEEVADAWRATMWGKLAGHEINDAGFAQPIRPMSAIGG, via the coding sequence GTGCCCAGACCCGAGAACCCGCGGCTCATCGACACTTTCGGCCGGGTGGCCACCGATCTGCGGGTTTCCCTGACCGACCGGTGCAATCTGCGGTGCACGTACTGCATGCCCGCCGAGGGCCTCGACTGGATGCCGGGCGACCAGGTGCTGACCGACGACGAGCTGGTCCGGCTGATGCGGATCGCCGTCGAACGGCTCGGCGTCACCGACATCCGGCTCACCGGCGGCGAGCCGCTGCTGCGGCCCGGCCTCGAAGACCTCGTCGCGCGGATCACCGAGCTCGAACCGCGGCCCCGGTTGTCCATGACGACCAACGGGATCGGCCTCGCCAAGCGCGCTCCGGCCCTCGCCGCGGCCGGGCTGGCCCGGATCAACGTCTCGCTCGACACCGTCGAACCCGCGACCTTCTTCGAGATCACCCGCCGCGACCGGCTCTCGCACGTGCTGGCCGGCATGGCCGCCGCACGCGACGCCGGGATGTCGCCGGTGAAGGTCAACGCCGTGCTCATGCGGGGCGTGAACGAGACCGAAGCCGTGTCCCTGCTGAAGTTCTGCCTCGCCGAGGGCTACCACCTGCGGTTCATCGAGCAGATGCCGCTCGACGCCCAGCACGGCTGGAACCGCGGCGAGATGATCACCGCGTCGGAGATCCTCGGGATGCTCCAGGCGGAGTTCTCGCTCTCGCCGTTCCCGGCCAAGCGCGGCGGGGCGCCGGCCGAGCGCTGGCTGGTCGACGGCGGCCCCGGCGACGTCGGCGTGATCGCGTCGGTGACCCGGCCGTTCTGCTCGGCCTGCGAGCGGACGCGGCTGACCGCGGACGGCGCGGTGCGCTCCTGCCTGTTCAGCAACGACGAGACCGACTTGCGGGCCCTCGTGCGCGCGGGCGCGCGCGATGAAGAGGTCGCGGACGCCTGGCGGGCCACCATGTGGGGCAAGCTCGCGGGACACGAGATCAACGACGCCGGGTTCGCGCAGCCGATCCGGCCGATGAGCGCGATCGGCGGCTGA
- a CDS encoding metallophosphoesterase, with protein sequence MSNSTYVVGDVHGHRDELAEALRAEGLVDDEDNWSGGEDQLWFLGDFVDRGPDGVGAIDLVIQLEEQAAEAGGQVQTLLGNHEILALGMYHFGDQPVPSDFGPRSFARSWEINGGLLSDQDRLTPEHIEWLTARPLAALAADHLLLHSDTLEYLDWGDSVEAINDSAREILMGSDIESWWDVWRRMTTRYAFRGPEGEENAQKLMDALGGSRIIHGHSVIADQLGIHPTQIEGPFLYAGGKALGVDGGLFVGGPCLVVKLPYEPES encoded by the coding sequence ATGAGCAACTCCACGTACGTGGTGGGCGACGTGCATGGCCACCGGGACGAACTGGCCGAAGCACTGCGCGCCGAGGGGTTGGTGGACGACGAAGACAACTGGTCAGGGGGCGAGGACCAGCTCTGGTTCCTCGGTGACTTCGTCGACCGCGGGCCGGACGGCGTCGGCGCCATCGACCTGGTCATCCAGCTCGAAGAGCAGGCGGCGGAAGCCGGCGGCCAGGTCCAGACGCTGCTGGGCAACCACGAGATCCTCGCGCTCGGCATGTACCACTTCGGCGACCAGCCGGTGCCGTCCGACTTCGGGCCGCGCAGCTTCGCCCGCAGCTGGGAGATCAACGGCGGCCTGCTGTCGGACCAGGACCGGCTGACCCCGGAGCACATCGAGTGGCTGACCGCCCGGCCCCTGGCCGCGCTCGCCGCCGACCACCTGCTCCTGCATTCGGACACCCTCGAGTACCTCGACTGGGGGGATTCGGTCGAGGCGATCAACGACTCCGCCCGCGAGATCCTGATGGGTTCGGACATCGAGTCGTGGTGGGACGTCTGGCGCCGCATGACGACCCGCTACGCGTTCCGCGGCCCGGAAGGCGAGGAGAACGCCCAGAAGCTGATGGACGCCCTGGGCGGCTCGCGCATCATCCACGGGCACAGCGTCATCGCGGATCAGCTGGGCATCCACCCCACGCAGATCGAGGGCCCGTTCCTGTACGCGGGCGGCAAGGCCCTGGGCGTCGACGGCGGCCTGTTCGTCGGCGGGCCGTGCCTGGTGGTGAAGCTGCCGTACGAGCCGGAGTCGTGA
- a CDS encoding HAD-IIA family hydrolase has product MDERRWTYLSDMDGVLVKEEHLVPGADEFLAELKANGIDFLVLTNNSIYTPRDLRARLERTGLDIPEEAIWTSALATAKFLSSQRPNGSAYVIGEAGLTTALHEVGYVLTERDPDYVVLGETRTYSFSAITRAIRLIEGGAKFIATNPDATGPSVEGSMPATGSVAALIEKATGRSPYYVGKPNPLMMRSALRRLGAHSESTLMIGDRMDTDVHSGIEAGLQTILVLTGISTRESAERYPYRPTLVLDSIADLIGKTTDPFGEG; this is encoded by the coding sequence ATGGATGAGCGCCGGTGGACGTATCTCTCCGACATGGACGGCGTCCTGGTGAAGGAGGAGCACCTCGTTCCCGGGGCCGACGAGTTCCTCGCCGAGCTGAAGGCGAACGGCATCGACTTCCTGGTGCTGACCAACAACTCGATCTACACCCCGCGTGACCTGCGGGCGCGGCTCGAGCGCACCGGGCTCGACATCCCCGAAGAGGCGATCTGGACGTCGGCGCTGGCGACGGCGAAGTTCCTCTCGTCGCAGCGGCCCAACGGCTCGGCGTACGTCATCGGCGAAGCGGGCCTGACGACGGCGCTGCACGAGGTCGGCTACGTCCTGACCGAGCGCGACCCGGACTACGTCGTGCTGGGCGAGACCCGCACGTACAGCTTCAGCGCCATCACGCGCGCGATCCGGCTGATCGAGGGCGGTGCGAAGTTCATCGCCACCAACCCGGACGCGACCGGCCCGAGCGTCGAGGGCTCGATGCCCGCCACCGGTTCCGTCGCGGCGCTGATCGAGAAGGCCACCGGGCGCTCGCCGTACTACGTCGGCAAGCCGAACCCGTTGATGATGCGCTCGGCGTTGCGCCGATTGGGTGCGCATTCGGAGTCGACGCTGATGATCGGCGACCGGATGGACACCGACGTGCACTCGGGCATCGAAGCCGGGTTGCAGACGATTCTGGTGCTCACCGGCATCTCCACCAGGGAGTCGGCCGAACGCTATCCGTACCGGCCCACTCTCGTGCTCGACTCCATCGCCGACCTGATCGGGAAGACGACCGACCCATTCGGGGAAGGCTGA
- a CDS encoding TOBE domain-containing protein, which translates to MPQFRLSEAARLLGVSDDTVRRWVRAGQLTATDDAAGRKVVDGAQLAGFARAQASGPDDPSSVGRSARNKFVGLVTEVVADKVMAQVELQCGAHRVVSLMSTEAVRELGLRPGVLAVAVVKATTVVVETPEGNR; encoded by the coding sequence ATGCCGCAATTTCGGTTGTCCGAGGCAGCACGCCTGCTCGGGGTCAGTGACGACACCGTGCGCCGCTGGGTGCGCGCGGGCCAGCTGACCGCCACCGACGACGCCGCCGGCCGCAAGGTCGTGGACGGTGCCCAGCTGGCCGGGTTCGCCCGGGCCCAGGCGAGCGGCCCCGACGACCCGTCCTCGGTCGGCCGCTCCGCCCGCAACAAGTTCGTCGGGCTGGTCACCGAGGTCGTCGCCGACAAGGTGATGGCCCAGGTGGAACTGCAGTGCGGGGCACACCGTGTGGTGTCCCTGATGAGTACCGAAGCCGTTCGCGAGCTGGGCCTGCGCCCAGGGGTGCTCGCGGTCGCGGTGGTCAAGGCCACCACCGTCGTGGTGGAGACACCGGAAGGAAATCGATGA